A genomic region of Castor canadensis chromosome 16, mCasCan1.hap1v2, whole genome shotgun sequence contains the following coding sequences:
- the LOC109692234 gene encoding immunity-related GTPase family M protein 1 isoform X1, translating to MKPSHKSWEVAPLLTNMAEAPVSYCTPLSTSFPSTASYHTGWSILPEEVIRNIERALQNGKLLEVIPVTRAVMERVSRTPVSIAVTGDSGNGMSSFVNALRDIGHEEETSAPTGVVRTTQTRACYSSSLFPNVVLWDLPGMGATTQSFENYLDEMQFSQYDLFIIIASEQFSMNHVKLAKTLKGMGKRFYVVWTKLDRDLSTSVLSHTQTRKNIRENVQENLQWEGLRDPSLFLVSNLDPLLHDFPKLRDTLQKDLSNIRYHAPLEALSQICENIVNDKVTDLKERIAKEHFQDFLDIRDVDDLREVLEAYRLCFGIDDQSLHQVAHCMGKMAIEYRAITKSQDLRSLCSRDWKLKIMTCLIMTIIPRLRSCASCLCRPITCCLRYMSRPVIRCIRRMTHRRILELIAEDTKTVLKKILEDSTIPA from the coding sequence GTTGCTCCACTGCTAACCAACATGGCAGAGGCCCCCGTGTCCTATTGCACTCCGTTGTCTACATCCTTCCCCTCTACTGCGTCATACCACACGGGCTGGAGTATTTTACCTGAGGAGGTCATCAGGAATATTGAGAGGGCCTTGCAAAACGGAAAGTTGCTGGAAGTGATCCCTGTGACCAGGGCAGTCATGGAGAGAGTGTCCAGGACCCCAGTGAGCATCGCAGTGACTGGGGATTCAGGCAATGGTATGTCATCCTTCGTCAATGCGCTTCGAGACATTGGTCATGAGGAGGAGACCTCGGCTCCCACTGGGGTGGTGAGGACCACCCAGACCCGAGCCTGCtactcttcctccctctttcccaacGTGGTGCTGTGGGATCTGCCTGGCATGGGGGCCACCACCCAAAGCTTTGAGAACTATCTGGATGAGATGCAGTTCAGCCAGTATGACCTCTTCATCATCATTGCATCTGAGCAGTTCAGCATGAATCATGTGAAGCTTGCTAAAACCCTTAAGGGGATGGGAAAGAGGTTCTATGTAGTCTGGACTAAGCTAGACAGGGACCTCAGCACAAGTGTCCTCTCACACACCCAGACCCGGAAGAATATCCGAGAGAATGTCCAGGAAAATCTCCAGTGGGAGGGCTTGCGTGACCCTTCTTTATTTCTGGTATCTAACCTTGACCCTTTATTGCATGACTTCCCTAAGCTTAGGGACACACTGCAAAAAGACCTCTCCAACATCAGGTACCATGCTCCCTTAGAGGCCCTTTCCCAGATCTGTGAGAATATTGTCAATGATAAAGTGACTGACCTGAAAGAGAGAATAGCCAAAGAGCATTTTCAGGATTTTCTTGACATCAGGGATGTTGATGACTTGAGGGAGGTTCTGGAAGCCTACCGATTGTGCTTTGGTATAGATGATCAGTCACTTCATCAGGTAGCTCATTGTATGGGGAAAATGGCAATAGAATACAGGGCCATCACAAAGTCCCAGGATTTGCGCAGTCTCTGTAGCAGGGATTGGAAACTAAAAATCATGACTTGCTTAATCATGACAATAATCCCCAGACTTCGTAGTTGTGCCTCATGCTTGTGTCGCCCAATCACCTGCTGCCTCAGATACATGAGTCGCCCAGTCATCCGCTGCATCAGACGCATGACACACAGACGCATCCTTGAGTTAATTGCCGAGGACACCAAGACCGTACTGAAGAAAATTTTGGAAGACTCCACTATACCTGCCTGA
- the LOC109692234 gene encoding immunity-related GTPase family M protein 1 isoform X2 translates to MAEAPVSYCTPLSTSFPSTASYHTGWSILPEEVIRNIERALQNGKLLEVIPVTRAVMERVSRTPVSIAVTGDSGNGMSSFVNALRDIGHEEETSAPTGVVRTTQTRACYSSSLFPNVVLWDLPGMGATTQSFENYLDEMQFSQYDLFIIIASEQFSMNHVKLAKTLKGMGKRFYVVWTKLDRDLSTSVLSHTQTRKNIRENVQENLQWEGLRDPSLFLVSNLDPLLHDFPKLRDTLQKDLSNIRYHAPLEALSQICENIVNDKVTDLKERIAKEHFQDFLDIRDVDDLREVLEAYRLCFGIDDQSLHQVAHCMGKMAIEYRAITKSQDLRSLCSRDWKLKIMTCLIMTIIPRLRSCASCLCRPITCCLRYMSRPVIRCIRRMTHRRILELIAEDTKTVLKKILEDSTIPA, encoded by the coding sequence ATGGCAGAGGCCCCCGTGTCCTATTGCACTCCGTTGTCTACATCCTTCCCCTCTACTGCGTCATACCACACGGGCTGGAGTATTTTACCTGAGGAGGTCATCAGGAATATTGAGAGGGCCTTGCAAAACGGAAAGTTGCTGGAAGTGATCCCTGTGACCAGGGCAGTCATGGAGAGAGTGTCCAGGACCCCAGTGAGCATCGCAGTGACTGGGGATTCAGGCAATGGTATGTCATCCTTCGTCAATGCGCTTCGAGACATTGGTCATGAGGAGGAGACCTCGGCTCCCACTGGGGTGGTGAGGACCACCCAGACCCGAGCCTGCtactcttcctccctctttcccaacGTGGTGCTGTGGGATCTGCCTGGCATGGGGGCCACCACCCAAAGCTTTGAGAACTATCTGGATGAGATGCAGTTCAGCCAGTATGACCTCTTCATCATCATTGCATCTGAGCAGTTCAGCATGAATCATGTGAAGCTTGCTAAAACCCTTAAGGGGATGGGAAAGAGGTTCTATGTAGTCTGGACTAAGCTAGACAGGGACCTCAGCACAAGTGTCCTCTCACACACCCAGACCCGGAAGAATATCCGAGAGAATGTCCAGGAAAATCTCCAGTGGGAGGGCTTGCGTGACCCTTCTTTATTTCTGGTATCTAACCTTGACCCTTTATTGCATGACTTCCCTAAGCTTAGGGACACACTGCAAAAAGACCTCTCCAACATCAGGTACCATGCTCCCTTAGAGGCCCTTTCCCAGATCTGTGAGAATATTGTCAATGATAAAGTGACTGACCTGAAAGAGAGAATAGCCAAAGAGCATTTTCAGGATTTTCTTGACATCAGGGATGTTGATGACTTGAGGGAGGTTCTGGAAGCCTACCGATTGTGCTTTGGTATAGATGATCAGTCACTTCATCAGGTAGCTCATTGTATGGGGAAAATGGCAATAGAATACAGGGCCATCACAAAGTCCCAGGATTTGCGCAGTCTCTGTAGCAGGGATTGGAAACTAAAAATCATGACTTGCTTAATCATGACAATAATCCCCAGACTTCGTAGTTGTGCCTCATGCTTGTGTCGCCCAATCACCTGCTGCCTCAGATACATGAGTCGCCCAGTCATCCGCTGCATCAGACGCATGACACACAGACGCATCCTTGAGTTAATTGCCGAGGACACCAAGACCGTACTGAAGAAAATTTTGGAAGACTCCACTATACCTGCCTGA